Proteins from a single region of Felis catus isolate Fca126 chromosome B4, F.catus_Fca126_mat1.0, whole genome shotgun sequence:
- the GJD4 gene encoding gap junction delta-4 protein — protein sequence MERLDLLGFLLITFNCNMTIVGKVWLIFMILLRMVVIILAGSPVYQDEQERFVCNTLQPGCANVCYDIFSPVSQLRFWLIQSVSVLLPSAVFSVYVLHRGAVLAARGLCGPDGGPGGPDPADLSPGDREWRLLTVPDFSSGYIVHLFLRMLTEAAFGASHYLLFGFLVPKRFSCTHSPCTSVVDCYISRPTEKSIMMLFMWAVSALSLVLSVADLVCSVHRRASARGRAAAPLPRPRPARSLGSRPGQVAGGGGGWAEVGASVHPGPWAAGERADSPSRKSAASGRTGLPDEEDSEVMSSASDKLAVACKEPGSRPHREASGDPRDEGPTRSEEHPLAPQSRLARRCPSGQLQPPYRPANPRSRKSEWV from the exons ATGGAACGTTTGGACCTGCTGGGATTCCTTCTCATCACCTTCAATTGCAACATGACCATTGTGG GGAAGGTATGGCTTATCTTCATGATACTGCTGAGGATGGTGGTGATCATCTTGGCAGGCTCCCCCGTATACCAGGACGAGCAGGAGAGGTTTGTGTGTAACACCCTGCAGCCAGGATGCGCCAATGTTTGCTATGACATCTTCTCCCCGGTGTCCCAGCTGCGGTTCTGGCTGATCCAGAGTGTGTCCGTGCTCCTCCCTTCTGCCGTCTTCAGCGTCTACGTGCTGCACAGGGGGGCTGTGTTGGCCGCCCGCGGACTCTGCGGGCCGGACGGCGGCCCCGGGGGCCCTGACCCTGCTGACCTGAGCCCCGGGGATAGGGAGTGGCGCCTCCTGACCGTGCCAGACTTCTCCTCTGGCTACATCGTCCACCTCTTTCTTCGGATGCTGACCGAGGCAGCTTTTGGTGCCTCGCACTACCTCCTATTTGGATTCTTGGTCCCAAAGAGATTCTCTTGCACGCACTCTCCCTGCACCAGCGTGGTGGACTGTTACATCTCTAGGCCCACGGAGAAGTCCATTATGATGCTTTTCATGTGGGCGGTCAGCGCGCTGTCTCTGGTGCTCAGCGTGGCGGACCTCGTGTGCAGCGTGCACAGGAGGGCGAGCGCGCGCGGGCGCGCAGCCGCCCCTCTCCCCCGGCCACGGCCTGCGCGGAGCCTGGGCTCGAGGCCAGGTCAGGTGGCCGGCGGCGGCGGTgggtgggcagaggtgggggcgTCCGTCCACCCCGGCCCGTGGGCTGCAGGGGAGCGTGCAGACAGCCCCAGCCGCAAGTCCGCCGCATCAGGGCGGACGGGACTTCCTGATGAAGAGGACAGTGAGGTGATGTCCTCAGCCAGCGACAAGCTGGCCGTGGCTTGCAAAGAGCCGGGGAGCAGGCCCCACAGAGAGGCCTCCGGGGACCCAAGGGACGAGGGTCCCACAAGGTCAGAGGAGCACCCCTTAGCGCCTCAGAGCCGGCTGGCCCGGCGCTGTCCGTCCGGTCAGCTGCAGCCCCCCTACCGGCCCGCCAACCCGAGATCCAGAAAGTCCGAGTGGGTCTGA